GAATGGTCAACACAAAACCCAGAAAAGAGTGCTCAAGATTTTATGACAAGATTTGAAGAATATTACAACGACGAAGATCGAAAGAAAGCGGAAACTCTAAAAGCAAAGGAAGTTGGCATCGTGGTTGTACCGAGTGGTGAAGGAGAAATAAGAGTAGTTCGAGAAGGTCAATTATAAAAAACCCGCCAGAGGTCTTTCGACATGGCGGGCATTGGTGTTGCTTGGAATGAGCTTAGACCGGTGAGGCGAAGCGGTTCACTGGAAGAACCCAGTACCACGTGTTCGCTGTCTCCCTCTTGGCTCTTTCCTCAGCATTTTCGCGTTTAGCATAAGCTTCGGTAGCAAACCAGGAGGTCGGAGCGAACTGTCCATCGTAGGTCTGAGACGCTTGCACCAGAACGAAAATCTGTTCTGGTAGAGTTTCCTCTTTGCGAGTATCCCACACACTACATTCTTCGCTCCAGATGTGCGCCGGTCGAGGACTGTCATTGAAGCCTTGCGGGGCTTTCTCTTTTCTTTCTCCCTCTGCCCAGAACCGTGCACTCATCTTGGGATACTCCGGCTTACGCATGCATTTATAGTCAGAATCCAAACGAACACTGACCAAAATCTGCTTTTGCTCTCCGTATGTAACGTTGCTCATTGTCATCTCCTTATTCCATGTCTGCCAATACTGGTCAGAGCTTACAGGAAATTCAAAGAACATCGGGATTGCTCCCACTAAAACATTCTTAATAAAAATATTTTAGTGGGAGCCCGATCCGAAGATCGGGCGCCTGCACAAGCAGGACTTTAAACTCTCGGCTTACCAACAACCGCGTAGTGATTGGTTCTCTCGCGGTTAATGCCAAAATCGAAGGCGGTGTGGGTAATCATGGTTATGAGTTCCCATCCATCCGCCAGATAGCGATTGAGTTCCGCTTCTGCCGGTTTTCGATCTTTCTCGTCAGCGCGTCGAGCACTGTTATCAATTGGAAAATCCAATGTCTTAACTTCCGAATACTTTCCGTTCGTCATTGCTATCTCCTTATCCCTACCTGCCAATACTGGTCAGGGTTTATGGGATTTCAAAGAACTTCTGGGATTGCTCCCACCGCAGAAAACTTTTTCAAATTTTCTCTGGTAGAAGCCGAACATTTGTTCGGCACCTACGTGGCAGGATTTAGAATCTTTTCGTGTCACATTTTTGGAGACATCAGGGGTTCCAACCCTTACTTTGCTTTCCTCTACTTCATGAGTTTGTAGCACACCGCAAAGAAGTCTCGGTGGTACACGTAGCAACTTTTGCTTCCCGGTATCTTCCACCCTTCGGCGAATGCGAAATTGTCCGTTATGGTCAGCATTTCTGCTTCCACATCCTTCGGATCAATCCCATATCCTTTCAGGATTTCGGCAACCTTGTCGACAACTTCTTGTGTGCCATTTCCGCACACCATGCAGCCGTTTCCGGCTACGAGATCGTTGACTTGGTCTTGCAACTCGTGAAAGCTATTACCTTTTTGTGTGAACATTTCAAACTCCTTTTCCATACCTCCCAATACTGGTGAGGGTTTAGAGGAAAGTGGTTTTCTTACAAAGAACTTTGGGATTGCTCCCACTTAAGTTTTCAAAATTTAAAAACTTGAGTGGAAGCGGGAGAGCAGACTCTCCCGACCTGTTCGTCACAGGATTTGTGTCGGACTTAAAACTTCAAGTCCTTGAACTTCATTGATGTTGCGCCACGGCGACCCTCAAACCATACTTGGATAATGTCAGTTGATCCTCGGGTGAACGGCTCATAGATGTCAACCACGAGACCTCTTGTTCCCTCAGGGATACTGAATCGTCCGTTTGAGGCAACCATGTCGCCGACCCTAACTTTGTCACCCACACCAGAATTGTTTTCGGCGGCCACGATTGATCCCCACTCCTTGTGAATGATTATGCCGTGGCAATCGATCAATTCTTTCTCTGGTGGGTTACCGTCGCCGAGAAGTTCGAGTTTGCCCTTGCGAGCTTTGGTGTCGTAACACCCTTTCACTCGATGCTTCAGAACTTCATCGGGACCGTCAACCACAGTGCCTTCGAATTTCCAGGCTTCGCACGATCCTTGTTCCTGTTTGATCGATGGAATGATGACATGCACGTTCACCGTGCGATTCTCACCAGTCCAGTCTTCAATCAGAAGCATGACTTCGCGTCCGGGTTCATGATCGCGATCAAAGACCGCTAACATCAGATCCCACTTGGAAGGTCCACCTACGATATTCAATGATTTAGTTGCCATTCGACAACTCCTTTTTTCAATGTGCCTGCCAATACTGGTCAGGACTTATCTACCCTCTATTATACACCCATTTGGACTTCCTGTCAAGCACAAAACGAGCAAGGTTTTAAGCCGTTAAAACCCTTTGAAAATAGGGGTAAAAGTGGTATGATTTGAGTATTAAATTTATGGGCATCAAAGATATAACAGGACTAGAAAAACCACTTCAAAAACTTATTGAAGTTTTTGCGGAAGGACTTGGCGAAACAGCTAATGCAGTTTTAAAACTTGATGCAAAGAAAATTAAAAGAATCGGAGAAGCCGAAGCAGAAGTTGAGAAAACAAAAATAATAAAAAAGGCGGAAGCAAATGTGGAAGTCTTTGAAATTTTTAAGCGTGCTGAAAAACGATTTGCACTTGAACAATATAATAAACAAATAAACCTGGAGAATGTTTTTGTCGGGGCAAAAGAAAATTTGGAAGGAAAAGAAGTCTCTGATCAACCCGTAGACAAGGATTGGGCTTTCCGATTTATGAATATTGCTCAAGATATTAGCCGTGAGGATATGCAAAAAATACTTTCAAAGATTTTAGCGGAGGAAATAAAAAAACCAAACACATTTTCTTTGCGCACTTTAGATTTTATAAAAAACTTAAGTAAACCAGACTTATTTTTGTTTAAAAAAATTGCGTTAATTACTAGTCATGACTTTATAGTGCACCTTACTAAGGGTAACGCAAACGAAGGTTTCTTTAATATTTCTTATAGTGAAATTATGCAAATGATTGAAATTGGTTTTGTGCAATCAAGCCTCTCTACTATTTTAAAATTAAATGATGTTCCTGTTGATAGAATATATCCACTAGTTCTAAAAAATGGTAACTATACTTTTAAATTTACAGAAGAACAGAAAGGGGTGACATTACCAGTTTTACAACTAACCCTAATTGGTAAAGAGATATCTTCTCTAATAGAAATTGAAGATGG
This region of Candidatus Paceibacterota bacterium genomic DNA includes:
- a CDS encoding DUF2806 domain-containing protein, with amino-acid sequence MGIKDITGLEKPLQKLIEVFAEGLGETANAVLKLDAKKIKRIGEAEAEVEKTKIIKKAEANVEVFEIFKRAEKRFALEQYNKQINLENVFVGAKENLEGKEVSDQPVDKDWAFRFMNIAQDISREDMQKILSKILAEEIKKPNTFSLRTLDFIKNLSKPDLFLFKKIALITSHDFIVHLTKGNANEGFFNISYSEIMQMIEIGFVQSSLSTILKLNDVPVDRIYPLVLKNGNYTFKFTEEQKGVTLPVLQLTLIGKEISSLIEIEDGDDKIITKYLQEIEEFWKTKKLELIN